The Coregonus clupeaformis isolate EN_2021a chromosome 13, ASM2061545v1, whole genome shotgun sequence genome includes a region encoding these proteins:
- the LOC121579399 gene encoding ras-related protein Rab-24, which translates to MTMRVDAKVVMLGKESVGKTSLVERYVHHRFLVGPYQNTIGAAFVAKSIQVGDKVVTLGIWDTAGSERYEAMSRIYYRGARAAIVCYDLTDTSSFQRARFWVKELQNCDEHCKIYLCGTKIDLIESDRGLRQVDYHDVQDFADEIGAKHFETSSKTNNNVDELFRKVAEDYNSISFQFLTEETGIDLGQKKDSYFYSCCHS; encoded by the exons ATGACCATGCGTGTGGATGCCAAAGTAGTTATGCTTGGTAAGGAGAGTGTGGGCAAGACCAGCCTTGTGGAGAGATATGTCCACCACCGCTTTCTTGTTGGTCCCTACCAGAAC ACTATTGGGGCTGCATTCGTTGCCAAATCAATCCAGGTGGGAGACAAGGTGGTTACACTGGGAATATGG GACACGGCTGGATCAGAGCGCTACGAGGCAATGAGTAGAATCTACTACAGAGGAGCCAGGGCTGCCATTGTCTGCTATG ATTTGACGGACACAAGCAGTTTCCAACGAGCCAGATTCTgggtgaaggagctgcaaaactgTGACGAG CACTGCAAGATATACCTGTGTGGCACAAAGATTGACCTGATTGAGAGTGACCGGGGCCTGCGGCAAGTAGACTACCATGACGTTCAGGACTTTGCTGACG AGATTGGGGCTAAGCATTTTGAAACATCCAGTAAAACAAACAACAACGTGG ATGAGCTGTTCCGAAAGGTTGCAGAGGACTACAACAGCATCTCCTTCCAATTCTTGACCG AAGAGACCGGTATTGACTTGGGTCAGAAGAAGGACTCTTATTTCTATTCCTGCTGCCACAGTTAA